In the genome of Dermacentor silvarum isolate Dsil-2018 chromosome 1, BIME_Dsil_1.4, whole genome shotgun sequence, one region contains:
- the LOC125942188 gene encoding uncharacterized protein LOC125942188 produces MESWVLGLRAKFKNMRKKVEHPSEEMQTVKRKAHHTGTKVPPSNAPNKKLCRLFDCSHLIVHGETVDSISLHNEWLHKNPHCRDEEMLRPRLLATAQDRHERLKSMTLAEALLLYPFLATEVSLLVEFETLFKRAAADCIQDGCSKMGTVILDRGSPDEVATFSEVATEEPVLAVLEFVAARCKEQLDTIFTTEAPQLTPSLVRSDGALDLFVDGQRLFSVSNLLAGIACLFSSFWVFHIEYPRKACKQLTFLEHAFLNLSHTKPRVKALELINFFKAYKQ; encoded by the exons ATG GAGTCATGGGTGCTGGGACTGCGGGCAAAATTTAAGAACATGCGAAAGAAGGTCGAGCATCCTTCTGAGGAAATGCAGACAGTGAAGCGGAAGGCCCACCACACAGGGACAAAGGTGCCCCCATCAAATGCACCTAACAAGAAGTTGTGCCGCCTGTTC GATTGCAGCCACTTGATTGTACACGGTGAAACCGTTGATTCTATCTCGCTGCACAACGAGTGGCTCCACAAGAATCCTCACTGCAGGGATGAGGAGATGCTGCGACCCAGGCTGCTAGCCACAGCTCAAGATCGGCACGAGCGCCTAAAAAGCATGACGCTTGCTGAAGCATTACTTCTGTACCCATTTTTGGCAACGGAAGTCTCG CTGCTGGTGGAGTTCGAAACTCTCTTCAAGAGGGCAGCAGCCGACTGCATTCAAGATGGCTGCAGTAAAATGGGGACCGTCATCCTTGATCGGGGAAGTCCCGATGAGGTGGCAACGTTCTCGGAAGTGGCAACTG AGGAACCTGTGCTGGCTGTGCTGGAGTTCGTAGCAGCGCGCTGCAAGGAGCAGCTCGACACCATCTTCACAACG GAAGCACCACAGCTGACCCCATCATTGGTTAGGTCTGATGGAGCCCTGGACCTCTTTGTGGATGGCCAGCGGCTCTTCAGTGTGTCGAACTTATTAGCAGGGATTGCATGCCTGTTTTCCTCATTCTGGGTGTTTCATATTGAGTATCCTAGGAAAGCATGTAAACAGTTAACATTCTTGGAACATGCTTTTTTGAATCTAAGCCACACAAAGCCACGTGTGAAAGCCCTAGAGCTGATCAATTTTTTCAAAGCATATAAGCAGTGA